Proteins encoded together in one Desulfovibrio sp. Huiquan2017 window:
- a CDS encoding DUF554 domain-containing protein, with product MLPTGSLVNACAIIGGSLIGCILQSRFPERIRSIVFQGLGLCVLLIGVQMALKVQNILIVIFAVLLGGITGEWLRLDTLLERMGNRFKKLVRSKNASFTDGLVTTSLLFCIGAMAIVGSLEEGIRGDTTILYTKSILDGFAAIAFAATYGTGVIFSFIPVLLYQGAITLGASFFQQYFSDLMIAQITGCGGLLIIGIAINLLELTEIRLANLLPALGYVIVLTYFFG from the coding sequence ATGCTGCCCACAGGTTCCCTCGTCAATGCCTGCGCCATCATCGGCGGTTCGCTGATCGGCTGCATCCTGCAATCCCGTTTCCCGGAACGCATCCGATCCATCGTGTTCCAGGGCCTGGGGCTGTGCGTACTGCTCATCGGCGTCCAGATGGCGCTCAAGGTGCAAAACATCCTGATCGTCATCTTCGCGGTGCTGCTCGGCGGCATCACCGGGGAATGGCTGCGTCTGGACACCCTGCTCGAGCGGATGGGCAACCGGTTCAAAAAGCTGGTGCGCTCCAAGAACGCCTCCTTCACGGACGGTCTGGTGACCACCTCCCTGCTCTTCTGCATCGGGGCCATGGCCATCGTCGGCTCGCTGGAGGAAGGCATTCGGGGCGACACCACCATCCTCTACACCAAATCCATCCTGGACGGCTTCGCGGCCATCGCCTTTGCGGCCACTTACGGCACCGGGGTCATCTTCTCCTTCATCCCGGTCCTGCTATACCAAGGCGCCATCACCCTGGGTGCCTCCTTCTTCCAGCAATATTTCTCGGACCTGATGATCGCCCAGATCACCGGTTGCGGCGGGCTGCTCATCATCGGTATCGCCATCAACCTCCTGGAACTGACCGAGATCCGGCTGGCCAACCTGCTCCCTGCCCTGGGCTACGTCATCGTCCTGACCTATTTCTTCGGCTGA
- the aldA gene encoding aldehyde dehydrogenase gives MKSYQQYINGEFRDAVSKEQFEVINPFTEQVVAMAPKGNAEDAALALEAASAAQKAWGARPCSERAPYLTKMAEAIRANREMLARTLAEEQAKVLPLAQVEIDATAAYFDYYAGWSNKYEGEVIQSDRPTENILLYRQPIGVVVGICPWNFPFFVMARKVAPSILTGCTIILKPSSDTPNTTFEFAKLIAGIGLPKGVLNFVSGGGSTLGDALVRSPEVGLVTLTGSVETGQRIITSTAENITKTSLELGGKAPVIVCADCDMDLTVKAVVASRVIFSGQVCNCAERVYVEAPVYDEFMERMTKAMAAVTYGDPFADPAPDMACQINAAQLGKIEDMVSTAKADGVEVLVGGKRAENQPSGYFYEPTLLAGCTQDMEIVRKEIFGPVLPVVKVDDFDQAIEMANDCEYGLTSSIFTNNVTKMMRAINELRFGETYVNREHFESIQGFHAGWRKSGIGGADGKHGLYEYLQTHVAYIQY, from the coding sequence ATGAAATCATATCAGCAATACATCAACGGCGAGTTCCGCGACGCGGTCTCCAAAGAGCAGTTCGAGGTCATCAATCCCTTCACCGAACAGGTCGTGGCCATGGCTCCCAAAGGCAATGCCGAGGACGCAGCCCTGGCGCTGGAAGCCGCTTCCGCCGCCCAGAAGGCCTGGGGGGCCAGGCCCTGCTCCGAGCGCGCCCCGTACCTGACCAAGATGGCCGAGGCCATCCGGGCCAACCGCGAAATGCTCGCCCGCACCCTGGCCGAGGAACAGGCCAAGGTCCTGCCCCTGGCCCAGGTGGAAATCGACGCCACTGCGGCGTACTTCGATTACTACGCCGGTTGGTCCAACAAATACGAGGGCGAGGTCATCCAGAGCGACCGGCCCACCGAAAACATCCTGCTCTACCGCCAGCCCATCGGCGTGGTGGTCGGCATCTGCCCGTGGAACTTCCCGTTCTTCGTCATGGCCCGCAAGGTCGCTCCGTCCATCCTGACCGGCTGCACCATCATCCTCAAGCCGAGCAGCGACACCCCGAACACCACCTTCGAATTCGCCAAGCTCATCGCCGGCATCGGCCTGCCCAAGGGCGTGCTCAACTTCGTGTCCGGCGGTGGCTCCACCTTGGGCGACGCCCTGGTGCGCAGCCCCGAGGTCGGCCTGGTCACCCTGACCGGCAGCGTGGAGACCGGCCAACGGATCATCACCTCCACCGCCGAAAACATCACCAAGACCTCGCTTGAACTGGGCGGCAAGGCCCCGGTCATCGTCTGCGCCGACTGCGACATGGACCTGACCGTCAAGGCAGTGGTCGCCTCACGCGTCATCTTCTCCGGCCAGGTCTGCAACTGCGCCGAGCGCGTTTACGTCGAGGCACCGGTCTACGACGAATTCATGGAGCGCATGACCAAGGCCATGGCCGCCGTGACCTACGGCGATCCCTTCGCCGATCCCGCGCCCGACATGGCCTGCCAGATCAACGCCGCCCAGCTCGGCAAGATCGAAGACATGGTTTCCACGGCCAAGGCCGACGGCGTGGAGGTCCTGGTGGGTGGCAAGCGCGCCGAGAACCAGCCCTCGGGCTACTTCTACGAGCCCACCCTGCTCGCCGGTTGCACGCAGGACATGGAGATCGTCCGCAAGGAAATCTTCGGCCCGGTGCTGCCCGTGGTCAAAGTTGACGACTTCGACCAGGCCATCGAGATGGCCAACGACTGCGAGTACGGCCTGACCTCCTCCATCTTCACCAACAACGTGACCAAGATGATGCGGGCCATCAACGAACTCCGATTCGGCGAAACCTACGTCAACCGCGAGCACTTCGAATCCATCCAGGGGTTCCACGCAGGCTGGCGCAAGTCCGGCATCGGCGGCGCCGACGGCAAGCACGGCCTCTACGAATACCTCCAGACCCACGTCGCCTACATCCAGTATTAG
- a CDS encoding DUF927 domain-containing protein → MIGHKHYATPSGMPRPLSRACGRANGMPLPVTLPVGIPPASVLSWCTRQRVESVSVFCKDEFGNLFGDYLVRIKGDSFERAVSGLFEYWAVLVNGFAVAEDQLTIFRCEDVLFLQVDARSFCSERGYGQLDLIYEGMNQRLQEASISTACSIEVVRSIDPFLRYLTLFDEEWRTKKDLLESLDPENDISHLFRDHNGAEINWIEYYTRHRPDPSERVSLLREVFLRARHAVERSKQAIPQHFGNLKRCALLQDVASTTVWEDEDELSLLGGVCNALNIRSFRRLCVCAGIFNPRMRKADLVSSWRAHDMPCRACAALASKFNYTCPEDCGVTTPLALPYMPPDAPGPSSVFFEDDRYVYHSVDGDRKFAERVCSSYDVVRALCDHRGDYWGYVVTPDKRATYYPLKIRGESKKSVLSSLEEIGVKVFNKNLAYQYALSTDSQGSIPTVVGTYHAGWSSLFDSPTYSFPYRQLSDVHPVPFLPEAGYKTKHGLSGTLGGWLDGLKGDPFIDWEHLALAVAFAGPLLRLVHCPSFVVHLWGGPPEARKHLLRLACSVWGSQYFAHSFASISDELGPIAAAHNDGLIAINFSESVSDTKARNLLKRLLGGSLLDAPYGSPLRHAIFSTGKKPVKVENGEWQIINLELPDPCCVPRRNTVQFRANYGHAGKRVVEHLLRVMGGDDLNAQVEYVKQGSVFARLKTIAEPCSRLLATIQIALGRGYQALGYPVGEAGAESFGRLWPLWLQGRTEVEREAILLVMDSIRTGAYPERLGDAAKCLTHVDYDGYRFTEGKMRGVLFPTKKFKELFCATVTPKRLAELLYVDGLLVKGEGGGFTSPRWIPGLRRALRGYFLRLPRRA, encoded by the coding sequence ATGATCGGCCATAAACACTATGCAACACCATCCGGCATGCCACGCCCCCTTTCGAGAGCGTGCGGTCGTGCCAACGGCATGCCGCTACCGGTTACTCTCCCTGTGGGCATTCCCCCTGCGTCCGTTCTGTCATGGTGTACTCGACAGAGGGTGGAGTCGGTCTCCGTTTTTTGCAAGGATGAATTTGGAAACCTCTTTGGTGATTATCTTGTCCGTATCAAGGGGGATTCTTTCGAGCGTGCCGTCTCTGGACTGTTTGAGTACTGGGCAGTTCTTGTGAACGGATTTGCTGTAGCCGAGGACCAATTGACGATCTTCAGGTGTGAGGATGTCCTCTTTCTACAAGTTGATGCTCGTTCCTTTTGCTCCGAGCGAGGGTATGGGCAGCTGGATTTGATATACGAAGGCATGAACCAGAGGCTGCAGGAAGCTTCCATTTCTACCGCGTGCAGCATAGAGGTTGTCAGGTCTATTGACCCGTTCTTGCGTTACCTAACCCTTTTTGATGAAGAATGGCGGACAAAAAAGGATTTGTTGGAGAGTCTTGATCCTGAAAATGATATCTCACATCTGTTTCGAGATCATAATGGCGCAGAGATAAATTGGATTGAATATTATACCCGGCACCGGCCTGACCCGTCAGAAAGGGTGTCCTTGCTTCGGGAAGTTTTTTTGAGGGCCAGGCATGCCGTCGAGAGGAGCAAGCAAGCCATCCCCCAGCATTTCGGCAACCTCAAACGATGTGCTTTGTTACAGGATGTGGCCTCCACGACCGTATGGGAAGATGAAGATGAACTGTCGCTCCTTGGCGGTGTCTGCAATGCGTTGAATATCCGATCATTTCGCCGCCTGTGTGTATGCGCGGGCATTTTCAATCCAAGAATGCGGAAAGCGGATCTCGTTTCTTCATGGCGTGCCCACGACATGCCATGCAGGGCGTGCGCGGCATTGGCGTCGAAGTTCAATTATACGTGCCCGGAAGATTGCGGGGTAACAACACCGTTGGCGTTGCCGTATATGCCGCCGGATGCGCCAGGGCCATCTTCCGTCTTTTTTGAAGATGACAGGTATGTTTACCACTCCGTGGACGGCGATCGAAAGTTCGCAGAGAGGGTCTGTTCTTCCTATGATGTGGTAAGGGCGCTTTGCGACCATCGGGGGGATTATTGGGGCTATGTCGTAACTCCGGATAAAAGAGCGACCTATTATCCGCTGAAAATACGTGGAGAGAGCAAGAAATCAGTACTATCCTCGCTTGAGGAGATCGGGGTAAAGGTTTTCAACAAGAATTTAGCGTATCAGTATGCTCTATCGACAGACAGCCAAGGGAGTATCCCGACAGTGGTTGGTACCTACCATGCCGGTTGGAGTTCACTGTTCGATAGCCCGACATATTCGTTTCCGTATCGGCAGTTGTCAGATGTTCACCCCGTGCCCTTTTTGCCGGAGGCTGGATACAAGACAAAGCATGGCCTTTCCGGGACGCTTGGAGGCTGGCTCGATGGTCTGAAAGGCGATCCTTTCATCGATTGGGAACATTTGGCTCTGGCCGTCGCGTTTGCCGGGCCTTTGCTTCGGTTGGTCCATTGTCCCAGTTTTGTGGTCCACCTCTGGGGGGGGCCCCCTGAGGCCCGAAAGCATCTGCTGCGTCTTGCCTGTTCAGTCTGGGGAAGTCAGTATTTTGCGCATAGTTTCGCTTCCATATCGGATGAACTCGGGCCGATTGCGGCTGCGCACAACGATGGTTTGATCGCCATCAATTTCAGTGAATCCGTAAGTGACACCAAGGCGCGGAATCTTCTGAAGCGGCTGCTGGGCGGGAGCCTCCTGGACGCGCCCTATGGATCGCCTCTCAGGCACGCAATTTTTTCAACGGGAAAAAAGCCGGTCAAAGTGGAGAACGGGGAGTGGCAAATCATTAATCTTGAGTTGCCAGATCCCTGTTGTGTCCCGCGCCGCAACACAGTCCAATTCAGGGCCAATTATGGGCATGCCGGAAAACGTGTTGTTGAGCATTTGTTGCGGGTCATGGGTGGTGATGACCTGAATGCCCAGGTTGAGTATGTCAAACAGGGATCAGTTTTTGCCCGATTGAAAACGATAGCAGAGCCATGCTCGCGTCTTTTAGCCACAATACAAATTGCACTGGGGCGCGGGTATCAAGCACTCGGGTATCCTGTCGGCGAGGCCGGAGCTGAATCCTTTGGAAGGCTATGGCCCTTATGGCTGCAGGGGAGAACCGAAGTTGAGAGAGAAGCGATTCTCCTGGTTATGGATTCCATCCGGACGGGGGCTTATCCTGAGCGGTTGGGGGATGCGGCCAAATGCCTAACCCATGTTGATTACGATGGGTATCGTTTCACCGAGGGGAAGATGAGAGGTGTGCTTTTCCCCACAAAGAAATTTAAAGAACTGTTTTGCGCCACCGTCACCCCAAAGCGATTGGCCGAGTTGCTATACGTCGATGGATTGCTGGTCAAAGGAGAAGGGGGTGGCTTCACGAGTCCTCGCTGGATTCCCGGCTTGAGACGAGCGCTTCGTGGCTACTTTTTACGACTGCCGAGACGCGCGTAA
- a CDS encoding RHS repeat-associated core domain-containing protein, producing MSAGNNGFTHDENGFRSIWSNGGTYHLYEYAPDYRLLKMEVENQGRVYAYRHDEDGRRAAKYCNGQLVEAYQWLDFVRLGAFHDGRMGYEFGYADNERLPSAMRREDGAVFTLHFDQVGSLRVVADADGDMIKEVLYDPFGRIIEDSNPGLRVPIGFAGGLHDRDLGFVRFGWRDYDPFTGRWTAPDPIGDRGGDPDWYGYCLDDPVNMHDPMGLFAWVPVAGAAIGAGSNAYDNWDDWRSGKMSTGDYTKSVGLGAATGAVSTMGGGIGSTLLFGGGAAALNEAGSQYIKKGKVDDVGKVAASGVSGAVGGAIGKTGKAVGKNFGRITPPKTIPPKPLKDASNLGGVVGSTVGSEYTDSWLSKALETGKRQK from the coding sequence ATGAGCGCGGGTAACAATGGGTTCACGCACGACGAAAATGGGTTCCGGTCCATCTGGTCGAACGGCGGCACGTACCACCTGTACGAGTACGCGCCGGACTACCGGCTGCTCAAGATGGAAGTGGAGAACCAAGGCCGCGTCTACGCCTACCGCCACGACGAGGACGGCAGGCGGGCCGCCAAGTATTGCAACGGCCAACTCGTCGAGGCCTACCAATGGCTCGACTTCGTCCGGCTCGGCGCGTTCCACGACGGGCGCATGGGTTACGAATTCGGCTACGCGGACAACGAACGGCTGCCCTCGGCCATGCGGCGCGAGGACGGGGCCGTATTTACTCTGCACTTTGATCAGGTCGGCTCCCTGCGCGTGGTTGCCGACGCGGACGGCGACATGATAAAGGAAGTTCTCTACGATCCCTTCGGCAGGATCATCGAGGACAGCAATCCGGGCCTGCGCGTGCCCATAGGCTTTGCAGGCGGCCTGCATGACCGGGACCTGGGTTTTGTCCGCTTCGGCTGGCGGGACTACGACCCCTTCACCGGCAGGTGGACCGCGCCCGATCCCATCGGGGACAGGGGCGGCGATCCGGACTGGTATGGGTATTGTTTGGATGATCCGGTGAACATGCACGACCCCATGGGGCTGTTCGCTTGGGTCCCGGTTGCAGGAGCCGCGATCGGCGCGGGCTCCAATGCCTACGACAATTGGGATGATTGGAGAAGCGGCAAGATGAGCACAGGGGACTATACCAAATCGGTCGGCTTGGGCGCTGCAACCGGCGCGGTGAGCACCATGGGAGGAGGCATTGGTTCAACCCTTCTGTTTGGTGGCGGTGCAGCTGCCTTGAATGAAGCCGGGAGTCAGTATATCAAGAAAGGCAAAGTCGATGATGTCGGGAAAGTTGCTGCATCTGGAGTAAGTGGTGCTGTCGGTGGTGCGATCGGAAAGACAGGTAAGGCTGTCGGCAAAAATTTCGGCAGAATTACACCGCCTAAAACCATACCTCCCAAGCCGCTGAAAGATGCAAGTAACCTTGGAGGTGTTGTCGGCTCAACCGTTGGCAGTGAATATACCGATTCTTGGCTGAGTAAAGCCCTGGAAACCGGGAAGAGGCAAAAGTGA
- a CDS encoding helix-turn-helix domain-containing protein, translated as MNEAFEKIGSRIRELRKACGLSQQSLAEKAGISYKYLGEVERGVGKLSVRVLLQIAGALRADASELLDVEKAESANLSKAKYFLSELPEKELAVVLDMMESLKRHSGE; from the coding sequence ATGAATGAGGCTTTTGAAAAAATCGGATCCAGGATCAGAGAACTGCGGAAGGCGTGCGGCCTCAGCCAACAGTCCTTGGCCGAGAAGGCGGGTATCAGCTACAAATACCTCGGCGAAGTGGAGCGCGGCGTCGGCAAATTATCGGTCAGGGTGCTGTTGCAGATAGCCGGAGCACTCCGGGCAGACGCCAGCGAACTGCTTGATGTCGAAAAAGCAGAGTCGGCGAATTTGTCCAAAGCCAAGTATTTCCTGTCTGAACTTCCCGAGAAGGAACTCGCCGTGGTCCTAGATATGATGGAGTCGTTGAAGCGACATTCCGGGGAATAG
- a CDS encoding DEAD/DEAH box helicase family protein, which produces MKIQFNPDLAYQQEAISSITSIFEGQEICRTNFTVAPLKSFGEGALLSHADMNTLGIGNRLRLLDEDILANVRKTQLNNGLAPSEDLDALNFTVEMETGTGKTYVYLRSIFEMNQLYGLTKFIIVVPSVAIKEGVYKSLQMMEDHFRSLYENVPFDYFVYDSQKLGQVRNFATTDAIQIMVINIDAFRKSFTDPTKEDKANIIHRPHDRMTGSRPIEFIQETNPIVIIDEPQSVATTPKSKKAIASLNPLCTIGYSATHIDKHHMLYKLDSVDAYEQKLVKRIEVAGIQVQDGHNRAYVKLLGVDNKKSPITARIELDVRQRSGEVKRTVKTVRSGDDLLDLSNGRDVYDGYIINDIYCEQGNEYIDFTSQDEIVPLGQAIGEVDVDQYKRLQIQKTIEEHLNKELRLRPRGIKVLSLFFIDRVANYRDYDEDGNPIKGKYAVMFEEEYRKAIRKPKYNTLFEGVDRETAAEGVHNGYFAIDKKKDATGAERFKESSGEGKTVADESAYQLIMRDKEKLLSFDSKLKFIFSHSALKEGWDNPNVFQICTLNETASTMKKRQEIGRGLRIAVNQKGERVHGFDVNTLTVMANESYEDFASQLQKEIEKDEGIKFGVVEKHLFANVLVLGDDGTTSHLGTEASAELFNHFKGLGYIDARGKVQDTLRIALKNKTLDVPAGYAEQRKQIANMLKKVAGKLNINDADKRTQVSVKRAILEGEEFKALWDRIKYRTTFRVDFDPEKLIQKCAEEIDKGLVVGKARFVYRKSQADITRGGVTMSEAKQSTHVYDARDFELPDLLTYLQNETNLTRRTLVAILKQSGSLPKFKNNPQKYIEQVAAIIKQQMREFVVDGIKYQKLGDSHVYAQELFETEELYGYLHKNMLESTKSVYDHVVYDSAVEAEFAKQFESSDDIKVYAKLPGWFKIDTPLGSYNPDWAVLVEIDGQDRLYFVVETKGTPLLGALRTAEQAKIKCGQAHFDAIGNEVEFALANNYERFSEIVSQD; this is translated from the coding sequence ATGAAAATCCAATTCAATCCCGACCTCGCCTACCAGCAGGAAGCCATATCCTCGATCACCTCCATTTTCGAAGGACAGGAGATCTGCCGTACCAATTTCACCGTCGCACCCCTGAAGTCCTTTGGCGAGGGAGCGCTCCTGTCCCATGCGGACATGAATACGCTGGGTATCGGCAACCGCCTCCGCCTGCTCGACGAGGACATCCTCGCCAACGTCAGGAAGACACAGCTCAACAACGGCCTCGCCCCTTCCGAGGACCTCGACGCCCTCAACTTCACCGTGGAGATGGAAACGGGAACGGGGAAAACTTACGTCTACCTGCGCAGCATCTTTGAGATGAATCAGCTTTACGGACTGACCAAGTTCATCATCGTCGTCCCTTCCGTGGCCATCAAGGAAGGCGTCTACAAGTCGCTCCAGATGATGGAGGACCACTTTCGGTCCCTGTACGAGAATGTGCCCTTCGACTACTTTGTCTACGACTCGCAAAAGCTCGGCCAGGTCCGCAACTTCGCCACCACGGACGCCATCCAGATCATGGTCATCAACATCGATGCGTTCCGGAAAAGCTTCACCGACCCGACCAAGGAGGACAAGGCCAACATCATCCACCGTCCCCACGACCGGATGACCGGCTCCAGGCCCATCGAGTTCATCCAGGAGACCAACCCCATCGTCATCATCGACGAACCCCAGAGCGTGGCCACCACGCCCAAGAGCAAGAAGGCCATCGCCTCCCTCAATCCGCTCTGCACCATCGGCTACTCCGCCACCCATATCGACAAGCATCACATGCTCTACAAGCTGGATTCCGTGGACGCCTACGAACAGAAACTGGTCAAGCGGATCGAGGTGGCCGGGATTCAGGTTCAGGACGGCCACAACCGCGCCTACGTCAAGTTGCTCGGCGTAGACAACAAGAAGAGCCCGATCACGGCCAGGATCGAACTCGACGTCCGCCAACGAAGCGGTGAAGTCAAACGCACGGTCAAAACCGTCAGAAGCGGCGACGACCTGCTCGATCTGTCCAATGGGCGCGACGTCTACGACGGCTACATCATCAACGACATCTATTGCGAGCAGGGCAACGAATACATCGATTTCACCAGTCAGGACGAGATTGTCCCTCTGGGCCAGGCCATCGGCGAGGTCGACGTGGACCAATACAAGCGGCTGCAAATCCAGAAGACCATCGAAGAGCACCTGAACAAGGAGCTGCGTCTGCGCCCCAGGGGCATCAAGGTGCTGAGTCTCTTCTTCATCGACCGCGTGGCCAACTACCGGGATTACGACGAGGACGGGAACCCGATTAAGGGCAAATACGCCGTCATGTTCGAGGAGGAGTACCGGAAGGCGATCCGCAAACCCAAGTACAACACCCTGTTCGAGGGTGTTGATCGGGAAACGGCGGCGGAAGGCGTTCACAACGGGTACTTCGCCATCGACAAGAAAAAGGACGCCACCGGAGCGGAGCGATTCAAGGAATCCAGCGGCGAAGGCAAGACTGTTGCCGACGAGAGCGCCTATCAGCTCATCATGCGGGACAAGGAAAAGCTCCTCAGCTTCGACTCCAAGCTCAAATTCATTTTTTCCCACTCCGCCCTCAAGGAAGGCTGGGACAACCCCAATGTCTTTCAGATCTGCACGCTGAACGAGACCGCCTCGACCATGAAGAAGCGCCAGGAGATTGGCCGGGGGCTGCGTATCGCGGTCAACCAGAAAGGAGAACGCGTCCACGGCTTCGACGTGAACACCCTCACGGTCATGGCCAACGAGTCCTACGAGGATTTCGCCTCCCAACTCCAGAAGGAAATCGAGAAGGACGAGGGCATCAAGTTCGGCGTGGTCGAGAAGCACCTCTTCGCCAACGTCTTGGTCCTCGGAGATGACGGAACCACAAGCCACCTTGGCACCGAGGCGTCCGCCGAGCTGTTCAACCACTTCAAGGGACTGGGCTATATCGACGCCAGGGGCAAGGTACAGGACACTCTGCGCATCGCGCTCAAGAACAAGACCCTCGATGTCCCGGCGGGCTATGCTGAACAGCGAAAACAAATCGCCAATATGTTGAAAAAGGTGGCGGGCAAACTCAACATCAATGATGCGGACAAGCGCACGCAGGTCTCAGTCAAGCGGGCGATCCTCGAAGGCGAGGAGTTCAAGGCTCTCTGGGACCGGATCAAATACAGGACGACTTTCCGTGTGGACTTCGACCCCGAGAAGCTTATCCAGAAATGCGCTGAGGAGATCGACAAGGGGCTGGTCGTAGGCAAGGCCAGGTTTGTCTACCGCAAGAGCCAGGCCGACATCACACGGGGCGGCGTCACCATGTCCGAGGCCAAGCAGAGTACTCACGTGTACGACGCACGGGACTTCGAGCTGCCGGACCTGCTGACGTATCTCCAGAACGAGACCAACCTCACCCGCAGGACCCTGGTGGCGATCCTGAAGCAGAGCGGCTCCCTGCCCAAGTTCAAGAACAACCCGCAGAAGTACATCGAGCAGGTGGCGGCCATCATCAAGCAGCAAATGCGGGAGTTCGTCGTCGACGGCATCAAATACCAAAAGCTCGGCGACTCCCACGTCTATGCCCAGGAACTGTTCGAGACCGAGGAACTCTACGGCTACCTGCACAAGAACATGCTGGAGAGCACCAAGTCGGTGTACGACCACGTGGTCTACGACTCGGCGGTGGAAGCCGAATTCGCCAAACAGTTCGAGAGCAGCGACGACATCAAGGTCTACGCCAAGCTCCCCGGCTGGTTCAAGATCGATACGCCTCTCGGCTCCTACAACCCCGACTGGGCCGTCCTCGTCGAAATCGACGGTCAGGATCGCCTCTACTTCGTCGTCGAGACCAAGGGTACCCCCTTGCTCGGAGCCCTTCGCACCGCCGAGCAGGCCAAGATCAAGTGCGGCCAGGCCCATTTTGATGCCATTGGCAATGAGGTGGAGTTTGCCCTAGCGAACAACTATGAGCGGTTTTCGGAAATTGTATCGCAGGACTGA
- the dinD gene encoding DNA damage-inducible protein D gives MDKQFIVRLKNQFDSLIHGTTEENVEFWLARDIQEPLGYARWENFMNVIQKAIDSCATAGSNPDDHFRGVTKMVQLGSGSEREVIDLMLTRYACYLIAQNGDPRKEPIAFAQSYFAIQTRKQELIEERIRLHDRIHARQKLTESETELSRNIYERGVDNRGFGRIRSKGDAALFGGYTTQAMKDRYGITKSRPLADFLPTVTIAAKNLATEITNHNVQSNNLHGEKAITDEHVQNNTSVRNMLGDRGIVPEDLPPEEDLKKLERRVNSTEKKLMKECPKLPEGQD, from the coding sequence ATGGATAAGCAATTCATTGTGCGGTTGAAGAATCAGTTTGACTCCCTGATTCATGGCACCACTGAAGAAAATGTCGAATTCTGGTTAGCCAGGGATATTCAGGAGCCACTGGGGTATGCTCGGTGGGAAAACTTCATGAATGTCATCCAAAAAGCGATTGATTCTTGCGCAACAGCCGGTTCCAACCCTGACGACCATTTTCGTGGCGTCACGAAAATGGTCCAGCTTGGCAGTGGGTCTGAACGAGAAGTTATCGACCTTATGCTCACTCGCTACGCCTGCTACCTCATCGCCCAAAACGGAGATCCCCGCAAAGAACCGATCGCGTTCGCTCAGAGCTATTTCGCCATCCAGACCCGCAAACAGGAACTCATCGAAGAACGGATACGGCTTCATGACCGTATTCATGCCCGCCAAAAACTCACGGAATCCGAAACTGAACTCTCCCGAAATATCTATGAGCGGGGTGTGGACAATAGAGGATTCGGAAGAATTCGTTCCAAAGGCGATGCAGCCCTCTTTGGGGGATATACGACACAGGCCATGAAGGATCGATATGGGATTACCAAATCCCGTCCCCTGGCGGACTTCTTGCCCACGGTGACCATCGCAGCCAAGAACCTGGCCACCGAGATTACGAACCACAACGTCCAGAGTAACAACCTCCACGGAGAAAAGGCCATTACGGATGAACACGTCCAAAATAATACCAGCGTACGGAATATGCTTGGGGATCGTGGCATCGTCCCGGAAGACCTGCCCCCTGAAGAAGATTTGAAAAAGCTAGAACGGCGCGTGAACTCCACGGAGAAAAAGCTGATGAAGGAATGCCCCAAACTGCCTGAGGGGCAAGACTAG